The following proteins are encoded in a genomic region of Cellulomonas sp. ES6:
- a CDS encoding alpha-ketoacid dehydrogenase subunit beta — MTFAKAINTGLRKALERDPKVMLMGEDIGTLGGVFRVTDGLAKDFGTDRVVDTPLAESGIVGTAIGLALRGYRPVCEIQFDGFIFPAFDQITTQLSKMHYRSRGRLTLPVVIRVPYGGGIGAVEHHSESPEVLFAHTAGLRVVSPSDPQDAYTMIQQAIASPDPVLFFEPKGRYWEKGDVDTDADAVAAPSTLDGARVLRPGTDVTLVAHGPTVATALKVADAAAAEGRSVEVVDLRAISPLDVGTVVESVRRTGRCVVVHEAPVLYGTGAEVAARVTEECFYHLEAPVLRVGGFHTPYPVAKLEHEYLPGLDRVLDAVDRVLAH; from the coding sequence ATGACGTTCGCCAAGGCGATCAACACGGGCCTGCGCAAGGCCCTCGAGCGCGACCCGAAGGTCATGCTCATGGGCGAGGACATCGGCACCCTCGGTGGCGTGTTCCGCGTGACCGACGGGCTGGCGAAGGACTTCGGCACCGACCGCGTCGTCGACACCCCGCTCGCGGAGTCCGGCATCGTCGGCACCGCCATCGGCCTCGCGCTGCGCGGCTACCGGCCGGTCTGCGAGATCCAGTTCGACGGGTTCATCTTCCCGGCGTTCGACCAGATCACGACGCAGCTGTCGAAGATGCACTACCGGTCGCGCGGGCGGCTCACCCTGCCCGTCGTGATCCGGGTGCCGTACGGCGGCGGCATCGGGGCGGTCGAGCACCACTCGGAGTCGCCCGAGGTGCTGTTCGCGCACACCGCCGGCCTCCGCGTGGTCAGCCCGTCGGACCCGCAGGACGCGTACACGATGATCCAGCAGGCGATCGCCTCGCCGGACCCGGTGCTGTTCTTCGAGCCGAAGGGCCGCTACTGGGAGAAGGGCGACGTCGACACGGACGCCGACGCCGTCGCGGCGCCCTCGACGCTCGACGGGGCGCGCGTGCTGCGACCCGGCACCGACGTCACGCTCGTCGCCCACGGCCCGACCGTCGCCACCGCGCTCAAGGTCGCGGACGCGGCCGCCGCCGAGGGGCGGTCGGTCGAGGTCGTCGACCTGCGCGCGATCTCCCCGCTGGACGTGGGCACCGTCGTGGAGTCCGTGCGCCGCACCGGCCGCTGCGTGGTCGTGCACGAGGCGCCCGTGCTGTACGGCACCGGGGCGGAGGTCGCGGCCCGGGTCACGGAGGAGTGCTTCTACCACCTCGAGGCGCCGGTGCTCCGCGTCGGCGGGTTCCACACCCCGTACCCCGTCGCCAAGCTGGAGCACGAGTACCTGCCCGGCCTCGACCGCGTCCTCGACGCCGTCGACCGCGTGCTCGCGCACTGA
- a CDS encoding dihydrolipoamide acetyltransferase family protein gives MPSYQQFRLPDAGEGLTEAEIAAWHVAVGDTVAINQTIVEIETAKSLVDLPSPYAGVVTRLLVAEGETVEVGTPIIEIDTDPTGSAPEGGAPGATGVGPEVAVQDPTSDAEPVAAAAAAEPAPEAEEAGGAVLVGYGTAAAPTRRRARFTSAEGDPAAGATSAAPADADVRPATAGPGASRTGAASAAPVAVPAAAPSATEPDTRAGGRALAKPPVRKLARDLGVDLDSVQPTGPGGIVTREDVLAHQASAEARQLATYPGDDQPWLASGTVSPDGRQTRVPVKSVRKRTAEAMVTSAFTAPHVTVFHTVDVTRTMRLVARLREDREFRDVRVTPLLIAAKALLLAVRRHPDVNASWDEAAQEIVYKHYVNLGIAAATPRGLVVPNIKDAHRLGLRDLALGLADLTSTARAGKTTPRDMSDGTITITNVGVFGIDTGTPILNPGEAAILAFGAIREQPWVHKGKIKIRHVTQLALSVDHRLVDGELGSRVLADVAAVLADPAQALVWG, from the coding sequence GTGCCGTCCTACCAGCAGTTCCGCCTCCCCGACGCGGGCGAGGGCCTCACCGAGGCCGAGATCGCCGCCTGGCACGTCGCCGTCGGGGACACCGTCGCGATCAACCAGACCATCGTCGAGATCGAGACCGCGAAGTCGCTGGTCGACCTCCCGTCCCCGTACGCGGGCGTGGTCACGCGGCTGCTGGTCGCCGAGGGCGAGACGGTCGAGGTCGGCACCCCGATCATCGAGATCGACACCGACCCGACCGGGTCCGCGCCCGAGGGCGGCGCGCCCGGCGCCACCGGCGTGGGGCCGGAGGTGGCGGTGCAGGACCCGACGTCGGACGCGGAGCCGGTGGCGGCTGCTGCGGCGGCGGAGCCCGCGCCGGAGGCCGAGGAGGCCGGCGGCGCCGTGCTCGTCGGCTACGGCACGGCCGCCGCTCCCACGCGACGCCGGGCGCGGTTCACCTCGGCCGAGGGCGACCCGGCCGCCGGCGCGACGTCGGCCGCCCCCGCCGACGCCGACGTGCGCCCCGCGACCGCCGGGCCCGGCGCGTCCCGGACCGGCGCGGCGTCCGCGGCCCCGGTCGCCGTCCCCGCCGCGGCGCCGTCCGCGACCGAGCCGGACACCCGCGCAGGGGGCCGCGCCCTCGCCAAGCCGCCGGTCCGCAAGCTCGCCCGCGACCTCGGCGTCGACCTCGACTCCGTGCAGCCCACCGGCCCCGGGGGCATCGTCACCCGCGAGGACGTGCTCGCGCACCAGGCCTCCGCCGAGGCCCGCCAGCTCGCCACCTACCCCGGCGACGACCAGCCGTGGCTCGCGTCCGGCACGGTCTCGCCCGACGGCCGGCAGACCCGCGTCCCCGTGAAGTCCGTCCGCAAGCGCACCGCGGAGGCCATGGTCACGTCCGCGTTCACCGCGCCGCACGTCACCGTGTTCCACACCGTCGACGTCACCCGCACGATGCGCCTCGTCGCCCGCCTGCGGGAGGACCGCGAGTTCCGCGACGTCCGCGTGACGCCGCTGCTCATCGCCGCCAAGGCCCTGCTGCTCGCCGTCCGCCGCCACCCGGACGTCAACGCGTCCTGGGACGAGGCCGCGCAGGAGATCGTCTACAAGCACTACGTGAACCTCGGCATCGCCGCCGCGACCCCCCGCGGGCTCGTCGTGCCGAACATCAAGGACGCGCACCGGCTCGGCCTGCGCGACCTGGCGCTCGGGCTCGCGGACCTCACGTCGACCGCCCGCGCCGGCAAGACGACCCCGCGGGACATGTCCGACGGCACCATCACCATCACGAACGTCGGCGTGTTCGGCATCGACACCGGCACCCCGATCCTCAACCCCGGCGAGGCCGCGATCCTGGCCTTCGGCGCCATCCGCGAGCAGCCGTGGGTGCACAAGGGCAAGATCAAGATCCGCCACGTCACGCAGCTCGCGCTGTCCGTCGACCACCGCCTGGTGGACGGGGAGCTCGGGTCGCGGGTGCTCGCCGACGTCGCCGCGGTGCTGGCGGACCCGGCGCAGGCGCTGGTCTGGGGCTGA
- a CDS encoding PPOX class F420-dependent oxidoreductase: protein MARSIATTRTVDLPELLDFVRPRHHLLLVTARRDGRPQVSPVSGGVDGSGRIVVSTYPGRAKTVNAERDPRVSVLVLSDDWDGPWVQVDGDAEVLHMPEAEDALVDYYRCIAGEHPDWDEYRAAMRVQGKSLIRVTPTRWGPVATGGFPADVAARLDG from the coding sequence ATGGCCCGATCCATCGCGACCACCCGCACCGTCGACCTGCCCGAGCTGCTCGACTTCGTCCGCCCGCGCCACCACCTGCTGCTGGTGACGGCCCGCCGCGACGGCCGCCCGCAGGTGTCCCCGGTGAGCGGCGGCGTCGACGGGTCCGGCCGCATCGTCGTGTCGACCTACCCGGGCCGGGCGAAGACGGTCAACGCCGAGCGGGACCCCCGCGTCTCGGTGCTCGTGCTGTCCGACGACTGGGACGGCCCCTGGGTGCAGGTCGACGGCGACGCCGAGGTGCTGCACATGCCGGAGGCCGAGGACGCGCTCGTCGACTACTACCGCTGCATCGCCGGCGAGCACCCGGACTGGGACGAGTACCGCGCCGCGATGCGCGTGCAGGGCAAGTCGCTGATCCGCGTCACGCCGACCCGCTGGGGCCCGGTCGCGACGGGCGGCTTCCCGGCGGACGTCGCCGCCCGCCTGGACGGCTGA
- a CDS encoding putative Ig domain-containing protein, whose protein sequence is MSTRTTTVPAQVRAPGAPARSLPGRRAVLHRLVLVLALVVGAVVAPAPARAATGSLVLDPAVSAALGTGFDGDVWVVEPTADGGYLVGGTFSQYQGAPVATLVRLDADLTLDAGFAAALGAGFAGSVWAVVPTADGGYVVGGDFTQYQGTPVPALVRLGPDLTLDTGFVSAVGAGFDGVVRTVAPVADGGWLVGGDFSQYQGEPAPNLAHLSADLSLDTAFAALLGTGFNFGVYDAVPTGDGYVVAGDFSQYQGTPARHLLRLTADLTLDAAFTAALGTGFDDAATAVVPQDDGGYLVGGAFTAYQGQTTPALARLRPDLTLDTAFAADLGAGFSSAVVDLVPGTDGAFLAAGVFTTFQGTPAPHLARVVRQSVVVQPPGDRTGTVGRPTSLTLSASVTPEVPVVLAATGLPDGLVLDPATGRIAGTPTTAGRFDVVVTATAHGLTDTATFTWTIEEVAAPALRLDRPRLSAGAVQVARATGFAPGEEVTFTLAPGGVLVGRAVAGTDGAADLSFTVPAGTAPGTVTVAATAASGVASATFVVVAVPAETPTPPQEAPQPGGTPAGGGPAAGSLARSGTESRTAGLVAVALLLAGVGAVAVARRASRGRV, encoded by the coding sequence GTGTCCACGCGCACGACGACCGTCCCCGCCCAGGTCCGGGCCCCCGGCGCCCCCGCGCGCAGCCTGCCGGGCCGACGGGCGGTCCTGCACCGCCTGGTGCTCGTCCTGGCGCTCGTCGTCGGCGCCGTCGTGGCTCCGGCTCCGGCGCGCGCCGCGACCGGCTCGCTGGTGCTCGACCCGGCGGTGTCGGCGGCCCTCGGCACCGGGTTCGACGGCGACGTGTGGGTGGTGGAACCCACCGCCGACGGCGGGTACCTGGTGGGGGGCACGTTCTCGCAGTACCAGGGCGCACCCGTGGCGACGCTGGTCCGGCTCGACGCCGACCTCACCCTCGACGCCGGGTTCGCCGCGGCGCTCGGCGCGGGCTTCGCGGGCAGCGTGTGGGCCGTCGTCCCCACCGCGGACGGCGGCTACGTGGTGGGGGGCGACTTCACGCAGTACCAGGGGACGCCGGTGCCCGCGCTGGTGCGCCTCGGGCCCGATCTGACGCTCGACACCGGGTTCGTCTCCGCGGTCGGGGCCGGCTTCGACGGCGTCGTCCGCACCGTGGCCCCGGTGGCCGACGGCGGGTGGCTCGTCGGCGGCGACTTCTCGCAGTACCAGGGTGAGCCGGCGCCCAACCTCGCCCACCTGTCGGCCGACCTCTCGCTCGACACCGCGTTCGCCGCGCTGCTGGGCACCGGCTTCAACTTCGGGGTGTACGACGCGGTGCCGACCGGCGACGGGTACGTCGTCGCCGGTGACTTCTCGCAGTACCAGGGGACGCCCGCCCGGCACCTGCTCCGCCTCACCGCGGACCTCACGCTCGACGCCGCGTTCACCGCCGCCCTCGGCACGGGGTTCGACGACGCCGCGACCGCGGTCGTGCCGCAGGACGACGGCGGGTACCTCGTGGGCGGCGCCTTCACGGCGTACCAGGGGCAGACGACACCGGCGCTCGCCCGGCTGCGCCCCGACCTGACGCTGGACACGGCGTTCGCGGCCGACCTCGGCGCCGGCTTCTCGTCCGCCGTCGTCGACCTGGTGCCCGGGACGGACGGGGCGTTCCTCGCGGCGGGCGTCTTCACGACGTTCCAGGGCACGCCGGCGCCGCACCTCGCTCGCGTCGTCCGGCAGTCCGTGGTGGTGCAGCCCCCGGGCGACCGCACCGGCACCGTCGGCAGACCCACCTCGCTGACCCTGTCGGCCTCCGTGACACCCGAGGTGCCGGTCGTGCTCGCGGCGACCGGGCTGCCCGACGGCCTCGTGCTGGACCCGGCCACGGGGAGGATCGCGGGGACGCCGACCACCGCGGGCCGCTTCGACGTCGTGGTCACGGCGACGGCGCACGGGCTGACGGACACCGCGACGTTCACCTGGACGATCGAGGAGGTGGCGGCGCCCGCGCTCCGGCTCGACCGGCCGCGCCTGTCCGCCGGCGCGGTGCAGGTGGCCCGCGCGACCGGGTTCGCGCCGGGCGAGGAGGTGACCTTCACGCTGGCGCCGGGCGGCGTGCTCGTCGGCCGGGCGGTCGCCGGCACGGACGGGGCGGCGGACCTCTCCTTCACGGTCCCCGCGGGCACCGCCCCCGGGACGGTCACGGTCGCCGCCACCGCGGCTTCCGGCGTGGCGTCCGCGACCTTCGTGGTCGTCGCCGTGCCGGCCGAGACGCCGACGCCCCCGCAGGAGGCTCCGCAGCCGGGTGGGACGCCGGCGGGCGGTGGGCCTGCCGCGGGGTCGCTCGCGCGGTCGGGGACGGAGAGCAGGACGGCCGGGCTGGTCGCGGTCGCGCTGCTGCTCGCCGGCGTCGGCGCGGTCGCCGTCGCGCGGCGCGCCTCGCGCGGACGGGTCTGA
- a CDS encoding NUDIX domain-containing protein, with protein sequence MIRVAAAVITDAHGRWLLVRKRGTTRFMQAGGKIDPGEDPAGALVRELGEELAVVVDRARLRDAGRRETAAANEPGHHLVAHVFVVDGITDAVPTAEIEEAVWVTPEDAARLPLAPLTADLLAEAAERTPGA encoded by the coding sequence GTGATCCGCGTCGCCGCTGCCGTCATCACCGACGCGCACGGCCGGTGGCTGCTGGTCCGCAAGCGCGGCACCACCCGGTTCATGCAGGCGGGCGGGAAGATCGACCCCGGCGAGGACCCGGCCGGGGCCCTGGTGCGCGAGCTCGGCGAGGAGCTGGCCGTCGTCGTCGACCGTGCCCGGCTCCGGGACGCCGGGCGCCGCGAGACCGCCGCAGCGAACGAGCCCGGCCACCACCTGGTCGCGCACGTCTTCGTGGTCGACGGCATCACGGACGCGGTGCCGACGGCCGAGATCGAGGAGGCCGTCTGGGTCACGCCCGAGGACGCCGCGCGGCTGCCGCTCGCCCCGCTCACCGCGGACCTGCTCGCGGAGGCGGCGGAGCGCACGCCCGGCGCGTAG
- a CDS encoding UPF0758 domain-containing protein has protein sequence MTPLMLADLEPDQRPRERMLRLGADALSDVELVALLLGSGRRGSSALQTARDLIASRGGLAGLARCGSTDLLTVPGVGPAKATRVVAALALARRFGSSADRRETVRTPADVARVAAPLLAGPVDGRLVVVAGDRASRVLGAVVVPGVDAHAEPFDARDVLAETLRRGGVTLALAHRHAPEDAAPHAADRAAAAAVAAGAAHCGIRLLDHLVLAGDTWTSVAPDRTAGAG, from the coding sequence GTGACGCCCCTGATGCTCGCCGACCTCGAGCCCGACCAGCGCCCGCGGGAGCGCATGCTGCGCCTCGGCGCCGACGCGCTGTCCGACGTGGAGCTGGTGGCGCTGCTGCTCGGGTCGGGCCGGCGCGGGTCGAGCGCCCTGCAGACCGCCCGCGACCTCATCGCGTCACGTGGCGGGCTCGCGGGCCTCGCGCGCTGCGGGTCCACCGACCTGCTCACCGTGCCCGGCGTCGGACCGGCCAAGGCGACCCGCGTCGTCGCGGCGCTCGCCCTCGCCCGGCGGTTCGGCAGCTCCGCCGACCGCCGCGAGACGGTCCGCACACCCGCGGACGTGGCGCGGGTCGCGGCGCCGCTGCTCGCGGGTCCGGTGGACGGCCGCCTCGTCGTCGTCGCGGGCGACCGGGCCTCACGGGTGCTGGGCGCCGTGGTGGTGCCGGGCGTGGACGCGCACGCGGAGCCGTTCGACGCCCGCGACGTCCTCGCCGAGACCCTGCGGCGCGGCGGGGTGACGCTCGCGCTCGCGCACCGGCACGCCCCGGAGGACGCGGCGCCGCACGCGGCGGACCGGGCGGCGGCGGCCGCCGTCGCGGCAGGCGCCGCGCACTGCGGCATCCGCCTGCTCGACCACCTGGTGCTCGCGGGCGACACGTGGACCAGCGTGGCGCCGGACCGGACCGCGGGGGCAGGATGA
- a CDS encoding copper resistance protein CopC, translating to MTSTAPVATLRRPSLPRTAGPVLAALLLALVALLATAPRAAAHNSLLGTDPEDGATVATPPARVTLTFDQPAQAIGTEVVVLGPDGGTVSTGTPELVDSTVAQALADDLPAGAYTVQWRVTSADGHPLSGELTFTASAPTPPQAAEPEAPSSSAPPVAPEPTSTTAGSATAGPSGATSAELSPQQEVVEDEDAGLEAGVVAVVVVAVLAAGAVAVFVVRERRRSAAGRAASGAGDDGDGDDRDDGDDRDGRAGR from the coding sequence GTGACCTCCACCGCTCCCGTGGCCACCCTGCGCCGCCCCTCCCTGCCTCGCACCGCCGGCCCGGTGCTGGCCGCGCTGCTGCTCGCGCTCGTCGCCCTGCTGGCGACCGCGCCGCGGGCCGCCGCGCACAACTCCCTGCTCGGGACGGACCCGGAGGACGGCGCCACCGTCGCCACGCCGCCGGCCCGGGTCACGCTGACGTTCGACCAGCCCGCGCAGGCGATCGGCACCGAGGTGGTGGTGCTCGGACCGGACGGCGGCACTGTGAGCACCGGGACGCCGGAGCTCGTCGACAGCACGGTCGCCCAGGCGCTCGCGGACGACCTGCCGGCGGGCGCGTACACCGTGCAGTGGCGCGTCACCTCGGCGGACGGGCACCCGCTGTCCGGGGAGCTGACGTTCACGGCGTCCGCGCCCACCCCGCCGCAGGCCGCCGAGCCGGAGGCGCCCTCCTCGTCGGCGCCGCCCGTCGCGCCGGAGCCCACCAGCACGACCGCGGGCTCCGCGACAGCCGGTCCGTCGGGCGCGACCTCGGCGGAGCTCTCGCCGCAGCAGGAGGTCGTGGAGGATGAGGACGCCGGTCTCGAGGCCGGCGTGGTGGCGGTCGTGGTGGTGGCCGTGCTGGCCGCCGGCGCGGTCGCGGTGTTCGTGGTGCGGGAGCGACGCCGCTCCGCCGCGGGCCGGGCGGCGTCCGGCGCGGGTGACGACGGCGACGGTGACGACCGGGACGACGGCGACGACCGGGACGGCCGGGCGGGGCGCTGA
- a CDS encoding cytochrome c oxidase assembly protein, translating into MPGTATARPPRAAPSGPVPDGTGTTARVLRLTALGVSAVAAVVAGLAFTGAAVPTALRDPGALVRWGLPVASTVSELAASATLGGLVLLVTVLVRRPDGGSVVRAASGVTAASAAVWTLAAVVELVLTYANVAGLRLDDPAFGGELGQFVTQFELGRVLLFVAVAAAVVTALALMTTSPLGAAGISVLVLTALWQAAQTGHAAGAASHDLATSSMFLHLVGAALWIGTLVALSPLAHRLGADLAPAVARFSVVAGWSLTAVAVSGVVNSVVRLGTWSDLGTRYGVLLLVKVALFGVLGLIGLAHRRRVVSRLAGAERAPATWLFWRLVLVELAVMGAVSGVAVALGASPPPVPDDPITDPTPAEIVTGHALPPEPDTLAWITQWRWDVLLASAAVAGLVVYLRWVLRLRRRGDAWPWARTASWVAGMVLFFWTTSGGPAMYGHVLFSAHMVEHMILAMVVPVLLALSAPVTLALRALPARSSAARRGAPDASRGPREWLLALVHSRWGRFFAHPVVAAVNFAGSMVVFYYTDVFRWALTSELGHYAMVVHFSLAGYLFVNALVGIDPGPTRPGYPQRLLLLFATMAFHAFFGVALTTGDVLLVPDWFGLMGREWGPSAIVDQQRGGGVAWGIGELPTLALAVGVAIAWARDDERTARRRDRRVDRDGDTEMDEYNAMLARLAARDGGAGGGKSEGDRADA; encoded by the coding sequence ATGCCCGGTACCGCGACCGCTCGCCCGCCGCGGGCGGCGCCCTCGGGACCGGTCCCCGACGGGACCGGCACCACCGCGCGCGTCCTGCGGCTGACGGCCCTGGGCGTCTCGGCGGTGGCCGCGGTCGTCGCAGGGCTCGCGTTCACGGGTGCCGCCGTGCCGACCGCGCTGCGCGACCCCGGCGCCCTGGTGCGCTGGGGCCTGCCGGTGGCCTCGACGGTCTCGGAGCTCGCGGCGTCCGCGACGCTGGGTGGTCTGGTGCTGCTCGTCACCGTCCTCGTGCGCCGGCCGGACGGCGGCTCCGTCGTGCGCGCGGCCTCGGGCGTCACGGCGGCCTCCGCCGCGGTGTGGACGCTCGCCGCCGTGGTGGAGCTCGTCCTCACCTACGCGAACGTGGCGGGTCTGCGGCTCGACGACCCGGCGTTCGGCGGCGAGCTGGGGCAGTTCGTCACGCAGTTCGAGCTCGGGCGCGTGCTGCTGTTCGTGGCCGTCGCCGCCGCGGTGGTCACGGCGCTCGCCCTCATGACGACGTCGCCGCTCGGTGCCGCGGGGATCTCCGTGCTCGTCCTGACCGCGCTGTGGCAGGCCGCGCAGACGGGCCACGCGGCGGGGGCGGCGAGCCACGACCTGGCGACCTCGTCGATGTTCCTGCACCTGGTGGGTGCCGCCCTGTGGATCGGCACCCTCGTCGCGCTCTCACCGCTGGCGCACCGGCTGGGCGCGGACCTGGCCCCGGCGGTGGCGCGGTTCTCGGTCGTCGCCGGCTGGTCGCTCACCGCCGTCGCGGTGTCCGGTGTCGTCAACTCCGTGGTCCGGCTCGGCACGTGGTCCGACCTGGGGACCCGGTACGGGGTGCTCCTCCTCGTCAAGGTCGCCCTGTTCGGCGTGCTCGGGCTGATCGGCCTCGCGCACCGCCGGCGCGTCGTGTCCCGCCTGGCCGGCGCCGAGCGCGCACCCGCGACGTGGCTGTTCTGGCGCCTCGTGCTCGTGGAGCTCGCCGTGATGGGGGCAGTGTCCGGGGTCGCCGTCGCGCTGGGCGCCTCCCCGCCGCCGGTGCCCGACGACCCGATCACCGACCCGACGCCCGCGGAGATCGTCACCGGGCACGCGCTGCCGCCCGAGCCGGACACGCTCGCGTGGATCACGCAGTGGCGCTGGGACGTGCTGCTCGCGTCCGCGGCCGTCGCGGGGCTCGTCGTCTACCTGCGCTGGGTGCTGCGCCTGCGCCGCCGCGGCGACGCGTGGCCGTGGGCCCGCACCGCGTCGTGGGTGGCCGGCATGGTGCTGTTCTTCTGGACGACGTCCGGGGGCCCGGCGATGTACGGGCACGTGCTCTTCAGCGCGCACATGGTCGAGCACATGATCCTCGCGATGGTCGTGCCGGTGCTGCTCGCCCTGTCGGCGCCCGTGACGCTCGCCCTGCGCGCCCTGCCGGCGCGGTCGTCCGCCGCCCGGCGCGGCGCGCCCGACGCCTCCCGCGGTCCCCGGGAGTGGCTGCTCGCCCTCGTCCACAGCCGGTGGGGCCGGTTCTTCGCCCACCCCGTCGTCGCCGCCGTGAACTTCGCCGGCTCGATGGTGGTCTTCTACTACACCGACGTCTTCCGCTGGGCGCTGACCTCCGAGCTCGGCCACTACGCGATGGTCGTGCACTTCTCGCTCGCCGGGTACCTGTTCGTCAACGCGCTCGTCGGCATCGACCCCGGCCCGACCCGGCCCGGCTACCCGCAGCGGCTGCTGCTGCTGTTCGCGACCATGGCGTTCCACGCGTTCTTCGGCGTCGCGCTCACCACCGGCGACGTGCTGCTGGTCCCGGACTGGTTCGGGCTCATGGGCCGCGAGTGGGGGCCGTCCGCCATCGTCGACCAGCAGCGCGGCGGCGGCGTCGCCTGGGGGATCGGCGAGCTCCCGACCCTCGCGCTGGCGGTGGGCGTCGCGATCGCCTGGGCGCGGGACGACGAGCGGACGGCGCGCCGCCGGGACCGCCGCGTCGACCGCGACGGCGACACCGAGATGGACGAGTACAACGCCATGCTCGCCCGCCTCGCGGCCCGGGACGGCGGCGCCGGCGGCGGGAAATCCGAGGGCGACCGCGCGGACGCGTGA